A genomic window from Cloacibacillus evryensis DSM 19522 includes:
- the radA gene encoding DNA repair protein RadA, with translation MAKKEINSYKCSECGYRSTTMIGRCPKCGSWGTMEDDTPIQTSKAGLVTAARPAVPISGLEVEEQERIPSGIEELDRVLGGGWVQGGVTLLGGEPGVGKSTLLLQVCAEMAKRGGRVLYISGEESSGQLALRGRRLGLMTQGLDLLCESDLPSSLAAAENHGYKFMVIDSVQAFRADSESGWAGSPNQVKGVAAMAVETAKRCDIPTVLVGHITKQGQIAGPKLLEHLVDVVLLFSGEQNSPNRLLRAEKNRYGSTEELGIFEMSERGLAAVNDPSRLYWNGTDLGSSGVSIAMVLEGSRALAAEIQALGCATPFPYPKRTARGIDISRLQLLLAVLERRCGILSRTSDIYLNVAGGLQLKDPAADLGICASLASAVTDIELPSDVCFIGEVGLAGEVRPAGRTLMRVKEAARLGFKRAVISRRTPKESYPIDVLKISSLREIVDLFLKR, from the coding sequence ATGGCAAAAAAAGAGATAAACAGTTACAAGTGCTCCGAATGCGGGTACCGCAGTACGACGATGATCGGGCGCTGCCCCAAATGCGGCTCATGGGGCACGATGGAGGACGATACGCCGATACAGACCTCGAAAGCCGGCCTTGTGACGGCGGCGAGGCCCGCCGTGCCGATCTCCGGCCTCGAAGTCGAAGAACAGGAGCGCATACCATCCGGCATCGAGGAGCTTGACCGCGTACTTGGCGGCGGCTGGGTGCAGGGCGGCGTCACGCTGCTCGGCGGCGAGCCGGGGGTGGGGAAGTCCACCCTTCTGCTGCAGGTCTGCGCTGAAATGGCGAAACGCGGCGGCCGCGTGCTGTACATCTCGGGAGAGGAATCCTCGGGCCAGCTCGCGCTGCGCGGACGGCGGCTCGGGCTCATGACGCAGGGGCTGGACCTGCTCTGCGAAAGCGACCTTCCCTCCTCGCTCGCGGCGGCGGAAAACCACGGCTATAAATTTATGGTCATCGACAGCGTACAGGCCTTCCGCGCCGACAGCGAGAGCGGCTGGGCCGGCTCGCCGAACCAGGTCAAGGGGGTCGCGGCGATGGCCGTTGAAACGGCGAAACGCTGCGATATACCGACCGTGTTGGTTGGACACATAACAAAACAGGGGCAGATCGCGGGGCCGAAGCTGCTGGAACACCTTGTCGACGTGGTGCTGCTCTTCTCCGGAGAACAGAACTCCCCCAATCGCCTGCTGCGCGCGGAAAAGAACCGCTACGGCAGCACGGAGGAGCTGGGGATCTTCGAAATGTCCGAGCGGGGACTGGCGGCGGTGAACGACCCGAGCCGCCTCTACTGGAACGGCACGGACCTCGGCAGTTCGGGAGTGTCGATCGCGATGGTGCTCGAAGGATCGCGCGCCCTTGCCGCCGAGATACAGGCGCTCGGCTGCGCGACGCCCTTTCCCTATCCGAAGCGCACCGCGCGCGGCATCGACATAAGCCGCCTGCAGCTTCTCCTCGCGGTGCTGGAACGCCGCTGCGGCATCCTTTCGCGCACGAGCGACATCTATCTGAACGTCGCCGGCGGCCTGCAGCTGAAGGACCCGGCTGCCGATTTGGGGATATGCGCCTCGCTCGCCTCCGCCGTCACCGATATCGAGCTCCCCTCCGACGTCTGCTTCATCGGCGAGGTCGGCCTCGCGGGAGAGGTCCGCCCCGCCGGACGCACGCTGATGCGCGTGAAAGAGGCGGCCCGGCTCGGTTTCAAACGGGCCGTGATAAGCCGCCGCACGCCGAAAGAGAGCTATCCGATAGATGTACTGAAAATATCCTCGCTGCGCGAGATCGTCGACCTGTTTTTAAAACGGTGA
- a CDS encoding PHP domain-containing protein, whose amino-acid sequence MLKPFWVDLHIHTLLSPCGELEMGAPEIVERAREAGLDVIGIADHNTCENFPGIHEAAAGVPVVLPCIETQSAEDIHILCVFPDYETAAGYKEWLWRRIRPIPNDVEHFGYQIVVDANNEIVKEEETLLIQGAGYEVDQIVSKTKEVGGIPILAHVDRPAFSYPAALGPMPDDYPAEAFELSSRLDHEEAQKWRERYPGRTFIRSSDSHTLETMSRANCTKMMLEEPTFDEIKKAIRGEDGRRISWPWG is encoded by the coding sequence TTGCTGAAACCCTTTTGGGTGGACCTTCATATACATACGCTGCTCTCCCCCTGCGGAGAGCTCGAAATGGGGGCTCCGGAGATAGTCGAACGGGCGCGCGAGGCCGGACTGGATGTCATCGGCATCGCCGACCACAACACCTGCGAGAACTTTCCCGGCATCCATGAGGCCGCCGCCGGCGTGCCCGTCGTGCTTCCCTGCATCGAGACCCAAAGCGCGGAAGACATCCACATACTCTGCGTCTTTCCCGATTACGAAACGGCGGCAGGCTACAAAGAGTGGCTCTGGCGGCGCATTCGCCCGATCCCGAACGACGTCGAGCATTTTGGCTATCAGATCGTGGTTGACGCGAACAACGAAATAGTGAAGGAAGAGGAGACACTGCTCATCCAGGGCGCGGGCTATGAAGTCGACCAGATCGTCAGCAAAACGAAGGAGGTGGGGGGCATCCCCATCCTTGCCCATGTTGACCGTCCAGCCTTCTCATATCCGGCGGCGCTGGGACCGATGCCCGACGATTATCCGGCGGAGGCCTTCGAGCTCTCCAGCCGCCTCGATCACGAGGAGGCGCAAAAGTGGCGCGAGCGGTATCCCGGACGCACCTTTATAAGGTCCTCCGATTCGCACACACTTGAGACGATGTCGCGCGCCAACTGTACAAAAATGATGCTCGAAGAGCCTACCTTCGATGAGATAAAAAAAGCTATACGCGGAGAGGACGGACGGCGCATCTCGTGGCCGTGGGGCTGA
- a CDS encoding [Fe-Fe] hydrogenase large subunit C-terminal domain-containing protein — protein sequence MLHSVKISREACQGCVNCIRVCPAEAIRIVDGEISIIGELCIDCGECLRSCHRQALGIEEDDWNRIKESSRVSLVPDPVFFSQFSHYMNPSQLEEVLSSLDFNVLIDEVEEAFDLCAYASAQMIARTPASSLPLISCYCPSVLRLIQSRFPELLSRVVHVCSPLELGADLWRMRTNSSVPVTLLAPCSSKITMIREPQGRERSPINHAVTVRRVARSIMASNVTPASVQTLKTRNNRWVQWARRGGEARHIQSFSEKKLTMLAVSGMRNTIDVLQELELGRLRSVDFIECRVCDTGCVGGIGTADSRFLANLRLNNMSTDWEITPKDLRRVEELYAMDFWSITKEYLPRPRLPLSDNVADAMVKLQQMKEIYSGLPHIDCGSCGRPSCQAMAEEIVRGHGSVTDCIFKLREGIASLANKIVVLSESQPQTLKRKGGAN from the coding sequence ATGCTCCACAGCGTCAAAATCTCCAGGGAGGCATGTCAGGGATGCGTAAACTGCATCAGGGTGTGCCCCGCCGAAGCTATCCGAATCGTTGACGGTGAGATCAGCATCATCGGAGAGCTGTGCATCGATTGCGGCGAATGCCTGCGTTCCTGCCACCGGCAGGCGCTCGGCATTGAAGAGGATGACTGGAATCGCATAAAGGAATCGTCGAGGGTCTCGCTGGTCCCCGACCCGGTCTTTTTCTCGCAGTTCAGCCATTATATGAATCCGTCTCAGCTTGAAGAGGTGCTCTCTTCTCTTGATTTCAACGTCCTTATTGATGAGGTTGAAGAGGCATTCGACCTCTGCGCCTACGCGAGCGCCCAAATGATCGCGCGTACTCCCGCGTCGTCTCTTCCTCTGATATCATGTTACTGTCCCTCGGTGCTGAGGCTCATACAGTCACGTTTCCCGGAACTGCTTTCGAGAGTAGTCCACGTATGTTCTCCGCTTGAGCTGGGGGCGGACCTCTGGCGCATGAGGACGAACAGCAGCGTGCCGGTGACCCTGCTGGCCCCCTGCTCATCAAAGATCACGATGATCAGAGAGCCGCAGGGACGCGAGCGTTCTCCGATAAACCACGCCGTCACGGTGCGCAGGGTGGCGCGCAGCATTATGGCGAGCAATGTTACGCCGGCTTCCGTCCAAACGCTGAAAACGCGCAACAACCGTTGGGTACAGTGGGCGCGCCGCGGCGGGGAGGCCCGCCATATACAGTCGTTCTCCGAAAAAAAACTTACGATGCTTGCCGTCTCCGGTATGCGGAACACGATAGACGTGCTGCAGGAGCTTGAACTCGGCCGGCTGCGTTCGGTGGACTTCATCGAATGCCGCGTCTGCGACACCGGCTGCGTCGGCGGTATCGGCACGGCCGATTCGCGTTTCCTCGCCAACCTCAGGCTGAATAATATGAGCACAGACTGGGAGATAACGCCGAAGGACCTGCGCCGCGTAGAGGAACTTTACGCGATGGATTTCTGGTCGATCACCAAAGAATACCTGCCGCGCCCGCGCCTGCCGCTCTCCGACAACGTGGCTGACGCGATGGTCAAACTCCAGCAGATGAAAGAGATATATTCGGGGCTGCCGCATATCGACTGCGGCTCCTGCGGGCGGCCCTCCTGCCAGGCGATGGCGGAGGAGATCGTGCGCGGTCATGGCTCAGTCACGGATTGCATCTTCAAACTTCGCGAGGGCATCGCCTCGCTGGCGAACAAGATCGTGGTCCTTTCCGAATCACAGCCTCAGACATTGAAGAGAAAGGGTGGAGCGAATTGA
- a CDS encoding ATP-binding protein — protein MGAPVCLEYRIEGNDFMVAGAASNNIKNTLKMLGIASDICRRVAIITYEAEINLVIHAGGGMLQALISEDHVDLVIRDEGPGIADINKAMTEGYSTATEQAREMGFGAGMGLPNIKRNSDTFDIESEVGKGTTLRSTVFFNKN, from the coding sequence ATGGGAGCCCCTGTCTGTCTTGAATACAGAATTGAGGGGAATGATTTTATGGTTGCCGGCGCAGCCTCTAATAATATAAAAAACACCCTCAAAATGTTAGGTATAGCTTCCGATATATGCCGGCGCGTCGCGATAATCACCTACGAGGCTGAGATAAACCTTGTGATCCACGCGGGCGGCGGCATGCTGCAGGCGCTGATATCGGAAGACCACGTGGATCTGGTGATAAGGGACGAAGGCCCCGGGATCGCCGATATAAATAAGGCGATGACCGAAGGCTACAGCACCGCGACGGAACAGGCACGCGAGATGGGTTTCGGGGCAGGCATGGGCCTGCCGAATATAAAGCGCAACAGCGATACCTTTGACATAGAATCAGAGGTAGGCAAAGGGACCACACTTAGGAGCACGGTCTTTTTTAATAAAAATTAA
- a CDS encoding DRTGG domain-containing protein → MTLHELASFLDAKNISTSDDLNNIVVNNAYACDLMSDVLAFCTPGSLLLTGLTNVQIVRTAQMLDIPAIIFVRGKVPLEETVQLAKDNGIPILLTRYSMFESCGILFAKGMKPSIQIQEM, encoded by the coding sequence ATGACTTTACATGAACTGGCGTCATTTCTTGATGCTAAGAATATTTCAACATCGGACGATCTGAACAATATTGTGGTAAATAACGCCTACGCCTGTGACCTTATGAGCGATGTGCTCGCCTTCTGCACGCCCGGCTCGCTTCTTTTGACCGGGCTGACGAACGTGCAGATCGTGCGCACCGCGCAGATGCTCGACATTCCCGCCATCATATTCGTGCGCGGAAAGGTCCCGCTGGAAGAGACGGTCCAGCTTGCAAAAGACAACGGGATCCCTATTCTCCTTACAAGATACAGCATGTTTGAATCTTGCGGCATCCTCTTTGCGAAGGGTATGAAACCGAGCATACAGATTCAGGAGATGTAA
- a CDS encoding sodium:solute symporter family protein, whose product MFLFYISAFALLALFVGSGVVIGSRGGGKKDYSLGGRKAGAAGVTGILLGALVGGASTVGTVQMAYSYGMTAWWFTLGGGIGCLLLGLRFAVPLRSSEVTTIADYLERNYGGSGCGTAIAFTATVSSSIGTFISICAQFLSCIALIRGVLPLPAWAASIAAAVSIWGFIAAGGMKSFSTLGTAKIFLLYIVLVLCAGAACWHGGFVPTAKALGFHPWFNLFGRGILPELGYLASMIVGVFTTQIYIQALAAAKDAAAARAGAFASAVLMPPMGLLGTWVGLSVRASGVEIAPDKVLSWFIMDSFPPLFGGLIWGGVLITVVGCAAGLILGIATNITKNFIPKKLTEKYASKNSMIQQGLVILMIIVAALSGIGGSGSMILEWSFMSMGLRGAGTFFPFVLAVLRPGLLSPPWALASSVGGLAAMLLWAVMGLPQDPLFAGLAASALCVTAGAILGKRRLSL is encoded by the coding sequence GTGTTCTTATTTTATATTTCGGCCTTCGCTCTGCTGGCGCTCTTTGTCGGGTCCGGCGTTGTGATCGGCAGCAGAGGCGGCGGTAAAAAGGATTACAGCCTCGGCGGACGCAAAGCCGGAGCGGCCGGCGTGACGGGCATTCTGCTCGGAGCGCTCGTCGGCGGCGCCTCTACGGTCGGGACAGTACAGATGGCCTACAGCTACGGCATGACGGCCTGGTGGTTCACCCTCGGCGGCGGCATCGGCTGCCTGCTTCTCGGCCTGCGCTTCGCGGTGCCGCTGCGCAGCTCGGAGGTCACGACGATCGCCGATTACCTTGAAAGAAACTACGGCGGTTCGGGCTGCGGCACGGCGATCGCCTTCACCGCCACCGTCTCCTCCTCGATAGGCACTTTCATCTCAATCTGCGCCCAGTTCCTCTCCTGCATCGCGCTGATACGCGGGGTGCTCCCGCTGCCCGCGTGGGCGGCGTCCATAGCCGCCGCGGTCTCAATATGGGGCTTCATCGCCGCCGGCGGGATGAAGAGCTTTTCAACCCTTGGCACCGCGAAAATATTCCTCCTTTATATCGTCCTCGTGCTCTGCGCCGGGGCCGCGTGCTGGCACGGCGGATTTGTCCCCACGGCAAAGGCGCTCGGCTTTCACCCGTGGTTCAACCTATTCGGGCGCGGCATCCTTCCGGAACTTGGATATCTTGCCTCGATGATCGTCGGCGTCTTCACGACACAGATCTACATACAGGCGCTCGCCGCGGCAAAGGACGCCGCCGCCGCCCGCGCGGGAGCATTCGCCTCCGCGGTGCTGATGCCGCCGATGGGCCTTCTGGGGACCTGGGTGGGGCTGTCGGTACGCGCAAGCGGCGTTGAGATCGCTCCCGACAAGGTGCTCTCGTGGTTCATCATGGACTCGTTTCCTCCGCTTTTCGGCGGCCTGATCTGGGGCGGCGTACTCATCACCGTCGTCGGCTGCGCGGCGGGGCTGATCCTCGGTATCGCCACGAATATCACGAAAAATTTTATCCCTAAAAAGTTAACGGAGAAGTACGCCTCAAAAAACAGCATGATACAGCAGGGGCTCGTGATATTGATGATAATAGTAGCGGCGCTTTCAGGCATAGGCGGCTCCGGCTCGATGATCCTTGAATGGAGCTTCATGAGCATGGGGCTGCGCGGCGCGGGAACCTTCTTCCCATTTGTGCTCGCGGTACTCAGGCCGGGGCTGCTTTCACCGCCGTGGGCTCTCGCCTCCAGCGTGGGCGGCCTAGCGGCGATGCTGCTGTGGGCGGTGATGGGACTGCCGCAGGACCCTCTCTTCGCGGGATTGGCGGCCTCGGCGCTGTGCGTGACGGCGGGAGCCATACTCGGCAAGAGGCGCTTATCTCTTTAA
- a CDS encoding winged helix-turn-helix transcriptional regulator, translated as MAVNRNCVAQGEMLKDTYFGHTLSILGGKHKMIIIYLIAQSGNNIRFNELHREMGGVSYKALSMALKELAAAGTVERREYPQIPPRVEYSLTEKGLSLLPIMDAMCAWGREHS; from the coding sequence ATGGCTGTAAACAGAAACTGTGTCGCGCAGGGAGAGATGCTGAAGGATACGTATTTTGGCCATACGCTCTCCATCCTTGGCGGGAAGCATAAGATGATAATCATCTACCTGATCGCGCAGAGCGGCAATAATATACGTTTCAACGAACTGCACCGCGAGATGGGCGGCGTATCTTATAAGGCGCTGAGCATGGCCCTGAAAGAGCTTGCCGCCGCCGGCACTGTGGAGCGCCGCGAGTATCCGCAGATACCGCCGAGAGTGGAGTATTCTCTAACCGAAAAGGGGCTCTCCCTGCTTCCGATCATGGACGCCATGTGTGCATGGGGCAGAGAACACAGCTGA
- a CDS encoding flavodoxin family protein, giving the protein MGEKKVLTMLLGSPRKEGNSETLADALAAGAAEKGYEVRKVRLAGMTLKGCLDCRRCWSTGSPCIQRDDMDKVYEDIEAADVVAFVSPLYYFSWSSQIKPAFDRLLPFGAKAAPRELGKKKAVLLAAAGDDEAGVFDGLRATYRLTADYLGWENAGEVCAHGIYTRGEMAEKGTAWLEAAKELGGNL; this is encoded by the coding sequence ATGGGAGAGAAAAAAGTGCTGACGATGCTGCTGGGAAGCCCGAGAAAAGAGGGCAACTCCGAAACGCTGGCCGACGCCCTCGCGGCGGGCGCGGCGGAAAAGGGTTATGAGGTGAGAAAGGTCCGCCTCGCGGGAATGACGCTCAAAGGATGCCTGGACTGCCGCCGCTGCTGGAGCACGGGAAGCCCCTGCATTCAGCGTGACGACATGGATAAGGTCTATGAGGATATAGAGGCCGCTGACGTAGTCGCCTTTGTCTCACCGCTTTATTACTTTTCCTGGTCGTCGCAGATCAAGCCGGCATTTGACCGTCTGCTGCCCTTCGGAGCAAAAGCGGCCCCCCGAGAATTGGGGAAGAAAAAGGCCGTGCTACTCGCGGCCGCGGGAGACGACGAAGCCGGGGTTTTCGACGGCCTGCGGGCGACATACCGCCTGACGGCCGACTATCTGGGCTGGGAAAACGCCGGTGAGGTCTGCGCCCACGGGATATACACGCGCGGCGAAATGGCGGAAAAGGGAACGGCCTGGCTCGAAGCGGCAAAGGAGCTCGGCGGAAACTTGTAG
- a CDS encoding adenosine-specific kinase, translating into MAENLNIGIVQVEIPEEANVVVGQSHFIKTVEDLYEAMVTSAPCLEFGIAFCEASGDCLIRHDGNNAEMEAAAVENAKKINAGHVFIIVMRKGYPINVLNRIKDTQEVCRIFAATANPLQLLIAESGQGRGVIGVIDGFTTKGVEDEKGQAWRKMLLRDIIGYKR; encoded by the coding sequence ATGGCTGAGAATTTGAATATAGGCATCGTGCAGGTCGAAATTCCCGAGGAGGCGAACGTCGTCGTCGGGCAGAGCCATTTTATAAAGACGGTGGAAGACCTCTACGAGGCGATGGTGACGTCCGCCCCCTGTTTGGAGTTCGGCATCGCCTTCTGCGAGGCCTCGGGGGACTGCCTCATCCGCCACGACGGCAACAACGCCGAGATGGAGGCGGCCGCGGTGGAGAACGCGAAGAAGATAAACGCCGGGCACGTATTTATAATCGTGATGCGCAAGGGTTATCCCATCAACGTGCTGAACAGGATCAAAGATACGCAGGAGGTCTGCCGCATCTTCGCCGCGACGGCGAATCCGCTGCAGCTGCTGATCGCCGAGAGCGGGCAGGGACGCGGCGTGATCGGCGTGATCGACGGTTTTACGACGAAGGGCGTCGAGGATGAAAAGGGACAGGCCTGGCGCAAGATGCTGCTGAGGGATATCATCGGATACAAGAGGTAA
- a CDS encoding OmpH family outer membrane protein, with protein sequence MFSRKTVSVSILAVAAALFMAGSAFAADVIGTISTQKIMFQHPKFEQVQKQLKDITASKQKEAQTAIDKESDDKKKAQIYQSKRQELAKEEQKLMEPLFKEINLAIRTVANQKKLTVVVDKEAVFYGGIDITDAVVAELKKK encoded by the coding sequence ATGTTTTCAAGAAAGACAGTTTCAGTATCAATTTTGGCTGTGGCGGCCGCCCTGTTCATGGCGGGCTCTGCATTTGCGGCCGATGTGATCGGTACGATAAGCACTCAGAAGATCATGTTCCAGCATCCTAAGTTTGAGCAGGTCCAGAAGCAGCTCAAGGACATCACCGCGAGCAAGCAGAAGGAAGCCCAGACGGCGATAGACAAGGAATCGGACGATAAGAAAAAGGCTCAGATCTACCAGTCAAAGCGCCAGGAGCTTGCCAAAGAGGAACAGAAGCTTATGGAACCGCTCTTTAAGGAGATCAACCTCGCCATCAGGACCGTGGCGAACCAGAAGAAGCTTACGGTCGTCGTTGACAAGGAAGCGGTCTTCTACGGCGGCATCGATATTACGGACGCGGTGGTCGCGGAGCTTAAAAAGAAGTAA
- a CDS encoding DUF3343 domain-containing protein, translating to MECLATFDTTHMALFFEKACRAEGLSVKIVPVPRQISASCGLACSYPCGELDHVKNIAVERAIEVAEYHELAS from the coding sequence ATGGAATGCCTTGCAACATTCGATACGACACATATGGCGCTCTTCTTTGAGAAAGCCTGCCGCGCGGAGGGGCTGAGCGTAAAGATCGTCCCCGTGCCGCGCCAGATATCGGCAAGCTGCGGCCTCGCCTGCAGCTACCCCTGCGGGGAGCTTGACCATGTTAAAAATATCGCCGTCGAAAGGGCGATCGAGGTGGCCGAGTATCACGAGCTCGCCTCATAA
- a CDS encoding chloride channel protein, with protein sequence MEDLNNKSDASRASAGPSPAENSKARQGEQRAARDDGSIRIDIEKPDSGNIVRDEVWLMCTVVKWCFISIVTGIAVGLVAGGFLLALRRSMDFAASLGALHYLLLFPGLILSYYLVRMLAPQSAGHGTEAVIDAIHNRHRTLIDVKAVPVKIIATIATISSGGSVGIEGPCAQIGSGVSYLLGRIFNLDESDMKKIIICGIAAGFCAVFGTPVAGAIFAVEVLFVGQIFYDVLLPALISGIVGYFTAASIGAGHLPSYLVEIPQIGPGVLVTVLAAGIFFGLVAIMNVEGIHFVNKMFVYYQITGWKRPVGGAVLLLATGILFGGDFLGLGSDVIQSMIMGERNLPLGFLIKIAAMGITLSAGGCGGEITPTLFVGASSGLLFATVFGLDPSFCSALGVSAVLAASTNTPISGTILAMELFGAHIAAFAGIACAVSYLVVGHRSLYPTQVLLSPKSRTFVIKKTEDGEQLVRRFDSISLHRIARFYLERIKAKLIERR encoded by the coding sequence ATGGAAGATTTAAATAATAAATCGGACGCGTCAAGGGCGTCAGCCGGACCGTCCCCTGCGGAAAACTCAAAAGCTCGCCAAGGCGAACAACGGGCGGCGCGCGACGACGGTTCTATCCGAATAGATATAGAAAAGCCGGACAGCGGAAATATCGTGCGCGACGAAGTCTGGCTCATGTGCACCGTCGTCAAGTGGTGTTTTATCTCGATCGTGACGGGGATCGCCGTCGGGCTGGTCGCGGGCGGCTTTCTGCTCGCGCTGCGCCGTTCGATGGATTTCGCCGCTTCGCTCGGCGCTCTGCACTACCTGCTGCTCTTCCCCGGCCTCATCCTCAGCTATTACCTTGTGCGGATGCTCGCGCCGCAGTCCGCGGGGCACGGCACGGAGGCTGTGATCGACGCGATACATAACCGCCATCGCACGCTCATCGACGTAAAGGCCGTTCCCGTGAAGATCATCGCCACCATCGCGACGATCTCTTCCGGCGGCTCCGTCGGCATAGAGGGCCCCTGCGCGCAGATCGGTTCGGGCGTTTCTTATCTGCTTGGCCGGATATTCAACCTCGACGAATCCGATATGAAGAAGATAATCATCTGCGGCATCGCGGCCGGTTTCTGCGCCGTCTTCGGCACGCCGGTGGCGGGCGCGATCTTTGCCGTCGAGGTGCTCTTTGTCGGGCAGATATTCTATGACGTGCTCCTGCCGGCGCTCATCAGCGGCATCGTCGGCTATTTTACCGCCGCCAGCATCGGCGCCGGACACCTGCCGTCATACTTGGTGGAGATACCGCAGATCGGTCCGGGAGTGCTCGTGACGGTGCTGGCCGCGGGGATATTCTTCGGCCTCGTGGCGATAATGAATGTAGAGGGCATCCATTTTGTGAACAAGATGTTTGTCTATTATCAGATAACAGGGTGGAAGCGTCCCGTCGGCGGAGCCGTGCTGCTTCTTGCCACCGGCATTCTCTTCGGCGGCGATTTTCTCGGCCTCGGGAGCGACGTCATCCAGTCGATGATCATGGGAGAGAGGAACCTGCCTCTGGGATTTCTCATCAAGATCGCCGCGATGGGCATCACTCTGTCCGCCGGCGGCTGCGGCGGCGAAATAACGCCGACGCTATTTGTGGGAGCCTCGTCCGGCCTGCTCTTTGCAACGGTATTCGGGCTGGACCCCTCCTTCTGCAGCGCGCTCGGCGTGAGCGCCGTGCTCGCCGCGTCGACCAATACCCCGATATCGGGCACGATCCTGGCGATGGAGCTCTTCGGCGCGCATATTGCGGCTTTTGCGGGCATAGCCTGTGCGGTCTCCTATCTTGTCGTCGGGCACCGGAGCCTCTATCCTACACAGGTGCTGCTCTCTCCGAAATCGCGCACCTTCGTCATCAAAAAGACGGAGGACGGCGAGCAGCTGGTGCGGCGTTTTGACAGTATCTCGCTGCACCGTATCGCGCGCTTCTATCTGGAGAGGATAAAGGCGAAGCTCATAGAGAGGAGATAG